A genomic window from Brassica oleracea var. oleracea cultivar TO1000 chromosome C8, BOL, whole genome shotgun sequence includes:
- the LOC106307784 gene encoding protein kinase 2B, chloroplastic isoform X1, with the protein MGNCFGSSAKVDSRESPYCGSSRIYAKPSQSSRLSSLTIPPPSYSDDRSSTSLPTPRSEGVLLASPTLKAFTFNDLKTATRNFRPDSVIGEGGFGYVYKGWINERTLTPSKPGSGIVVAVKKLKDDTPQGHKEWLAEVDYLGRLHHMNLVKLIGYCLKGDYIRLLVYEYMPKGSLESHLFRRGAEPIPWKTRMKVAISAARGLAFLHDAQVIYRDFKASNILLDSDFNAKLSDFGLAREGPKGDRTHVSTQVMGTHGYAAPEYVSTGRITTKSDVYSFGVVLLELLSGRPTVDQSKVGVERNLVDWAIPYLGADRRKVFRIMDTKLEGQYPHKGACLAANIALQCLNQEAKLRPNMSDVLSTLEELQMKSSTSKTEKRRVKAPGASPVVTRRRGPHDR; encoded by the exons ATGGGTAATTGCTTTGGTTCATCTGCAAAAGTAGATAGCAGAGAAAGTCCATATTGTG GATCCTCAAGAATCTATGCCAAACCGAGCCAATCGTCTCGCCTCTCAAGCCTAACCATACCACCGCCATCTTACAGCGATGACAGGAGTTCCACCTCTCTTCCCACTCCAAGAAGTGAAGGAGTGCTCTTAGCATCTCCCACGCTAAAGGCCTTTACGTTTAACGATCTAAAGACAGCCACTAGGAACTTCAGACCTGATAGTGTTATCGGTGAAGGCGGTTTTGGTTATGTTTACAAAGGATGGATTAACGAGCGGACGTTAACGCCTTCAAAACCAGGATCAGGCATCGTTGTTGCTGTCAAAAAGCTTAAAGACGATACGCCTCAAGGACACAAGGAGTGGTTG GCTGAGGTTGACTATCTGGGGAGGCTTCACCATATGAATCTTGTGAAATTAATTGGATACTGCTTGAAGGGTGATTACATTAGGCTTTTGGTATACGAGTACATGCCCAAAGGAAGCTTAGAAAGTCATCTATTTAGAC GTGGGGCAGAGCCGATTCCGTGGAAAACAAGGATGAAAGTGGCAATTAGTGCCGCGAGAGGGCTTGCTTTCCTTCACGATGCACAAGTCATATATCGAGACTTCAAGGCCTCCAATATTCTACTAGATTCG GACTTCAATGCAAAGCTTTCTGATTTTGGTTTGGCGAGAGAAGGACCAAAAGGAGACAGAACACACGTATCAACCCAAGTGATGGGAACTCATGGGTATGCAGCACCTGAATATGTCTCCACGGGTCGAATAACCACAAAAAGCGACGTCTACAGCTTCGGTGTGGTCTTGCTCGAGTTACTCTCAGGACGTCCAACTGTAGACCAATCGAAAGTCGGAGTGGAAAGAAATCTAGTGGATTGGGCAATACCTTACTTAGGAGCTGATAGAAGGAAAGTGTTTAGGATAATGGACACAAAACTTGAAGGACAGTATCCTCACAAAGGGGCTTGTTTGGCTGCTAATATTGCGTTGCAGTGTCTCAATCAAGAGGCTAAGTTGAGGCCAAATATGTCGGATGTATTATCTACTCTTGAAGAGCTTCAGATGAAGAGTTCTACATCAAAGACGGAGAAACGGAGAGTTAAAGCTCCGGGTGCTTCTCCGGTGGTGACTCGTCGGAGAGGTCCACATGACAGGTGA
- the LOC106307784 gene encoding protein kinase 2B, chloroplastic isoform X2 — protein MGNCFGSSAKVDSRESPYCGSSRIYAKPSQSSRLSSLTIPPPSYSDDRSSTSLPTPRSEGVLLASPTLKAFTFNDLKTATRNFRPDSVIGEGGFGYVYKGWINERTLTPSKPGSGIVVAVKKLKDDTPQGHKEWLAEVDYLGRLHHMNLVKLIGYCLKGDYIRLLVYEYMPKGSLESHLFRQPIPWKTRMKVAISAARGLAFLHDAQVIYRDFKASNILLDSDFNAKLSDFGLAREGPKGDRTHVSTQVMGTHGYAAPEYVSTGRITTKSDVYSFGVVLLELLSGRPTVDQSKVGVERNLVDWAIPYLGADRRKVFRIMDTKLEGQYPHKGACLAANIALQCLNQEAKLRPNMSDVLSTLEELQMKSSTSKTEKRRVKAPGASPVVTRRRGPHDR, from the exons ATGGGTAATTGCTTTGGTTCATCTGCAAAAGTAGATAGCAGAGAAAGTCCATATTGTG GATCCTCAAGAATCTATGCCAAACCGAGCCAATCGTCTCGCCTCTCAAGCCTAACCATACCACCGCCATCTTACAGCGATGACAGGAGTTCCACCTCTCTTCCCACTCCAAGAAGTGAAGGAGTGCTCTTAGCATCTCCCACGCTAAAGGCCTTTACGTTTAACGATCTAAAGACAGCCACTAGGAACTTCAGACCTGATAGTGTTATCGGTGAAGGCGGTTTTGGTTATGTTTACAAAGGATGGATTAACGAGCGGACGTTAACGCCTTCAAAACCAGGATCAGGCATCGTTGTTGCTGTCAAAAAGCTTAAAGACGATACGCCTCAAGGACACAAGGAGTGGTTG GCTGAGGTTGACTATCTGGGGAGGCTTCACCATATGAATCTTGTGAAATTAATTGGATACTGCTTGAAGGGTGATTACATTAGGCTTTTGGTATACGAGTACATGCCCAAAGGAAGCTTAGAAAGTCATCTATTTAGAC AGCCGATTCCGTGGAAAACAAGGATGAAAGTGGCAATTAGTGCCGCGAGAGGGCTTGCTTTCCTTCACGATGCACAAGTCATATATCGAGACTTCAAGGCCTCCAATATTCTACTAGATTCG GACTTCAATGCAAAGCTTTCTGATTTTGGTTTGGCGAGAGAAGGACCAAAAGGAGACAGAACACACGTATCAACCCAAGTGATGGGAACTCATGGGTATGCAGCACCTGAATATGTCTCCACGGGTCGAATAACCACAAAAAGCGACGTCTACAGCTTCGGTGTGGTCTTGCTCGAGTTACTCTCAGGACGTCCAACTGTAGACCAATCGAAAGTCGGAGTGGAAAGAAATCTAGTGGATTGGGCAATACCTTACTTAGGAGCTGATAGAAGGAAAGTGTTTAGGATAATGGACACAAAACTTGAAGGACAGTATCCTCACAAAGGGGCTTGTTTGGCTGCTAATATTGCGTTGCAGTGTCTCAATCAAGAGGCTAAGTTGAGGCCAAATATGTCGGATGTATTATCTACTCTTGAAGAGCTTCAGATGAAGAGTTCTACATCAAAGACGGAGAAACGGAGAGTTAAAGCTCCGGGTGCTTCTCCGGTGGTGACTCGTCGGAGAGGTCCACATGACAGGTGA